One window of Suricata suricatta isolate VVHF042 chromosome 6, meerkat_22Aug2017_6uvM2_HiC, whole genome shotgun sequence genomic DNA carries:
- the JADE2 gene encoding E3 ubiquitin-protein ligase Jade-2 isoform X1, whose product MEEKRRKYSISSDNSDTTDSHATSASRCSKLPSSTKSGWPRQNEKKPSEVFRTDLITAMKIPDSCQLSPDDYYILADPWRQEWEKGVQVPAGAEAIPEPVVRILPPLEGPPTQVSPSISQVGESSQPDWPGGSRYDLDEIDAYWLELINSELKEMERPELDELTLERVLEELETLCHQNMARAIETQEGLGIEYDEDVVCDVCRSPEGEDGNEMVFCDKCNVCVHQACYGILKVPTGSWLCRTCALGVQPKCLLCPKRGGALKPTRSGTKWVHVSCALWIPEVSIGCPEKMEPITKISHIPASRWALSCSLCKECTGTCIQCSMPSCVTAFHVTCAFDHGLEMRTILADNDEVKFKSFCQEHSDGGPPSEPTSEPVEPSPAGEDLEKVTLRKQRLQQLEEDFYELVEPAEVAERLELAEALVDFIYQYWKLKRKANANQPLLTPKTDEVDNLAQQEQDVLYRRLKLFTHLRQDLERVRNLCYMVTRRERTKHAICKLQEQIFHLQMKLIEQDLCREGSGRRAKGKKSDSKRKGREGPKGSPEKKEKVKAGSDSVLGQLGLSTSFPIDGTFFNSWLAQSVQITAENMAMSEWSLNNGHREDPAPGLLSEELLQDEETLLSFMRDPSLRPGDPARKARGRTRLPAKKKPPQDGPGSRTTPDKSPKKPWGQDAGSGKAGQGLVARKPTRRTPSHLPSSPTTGDCPIPAAPDSPPPLAPETPDEAAPMAADSNVQVPGPTVSPKPLGRLRLPRENKGTRRSPGTRPDAGTGPPAAVAERPKVSLHFDTETDGYFSDGEMSDSDVEAEHSGVQRAPREAGAEEVVRMGVLAS is encoded by the exons GTGTTCCGGACAGACTTGATCACGGCCATGAAGATTCCAGACTCCTGCCAGCTCAGCCCGGATGACTACTATATCCTGGCTGACCCATGGCGACAGGAATGGGAGAAGGGTGTGCAGGTGCCGGCTGGAGCGGAGGCCATTCCAGAGCCTGTGGTGAG GATCCTCCCACCGCTGGAAGGCCCccctacccaggtgtcccctagcATCTCTCAAGTTGGCGAGAGCTCCCAGCCTGATTGGCCTGGGGGCAGCCGCTACGACCTGGACGAGATTGATGCCTACTGGCTGGAGCTCATCAACTCAGAGCTCAAGGAGATGG AGAGGCCAGAGCTGGATGAGCTGACGCTAGAGCGTGTGCTGGAGGAGTTGGAGACCCTATGCCACCAGAATATGGCACGGGCCATTGAGACACAGGAGGGGTTGGGCATCGAGTATGATGAGGATGTCGTCTGTGATGTGTGCCGTTCTCCCGAGGGCGAAGATGGCAACGAGATGGTCTTCTGTGACAAATGCAATGTCTGCGTGCACCAG GCATGCTATGGGATCCTCAAGGTGCCCACGGGCAGCTGGCTGTGCCGGACGTGTGCCCTGGGTGTCCAGCCAAAGTGCCTGCTCTGCCCCAAGCGAGGAGGAGCCTTGAAGCCCACCAGGAGCGGGACCAAGTGGGTGCACGTCAGCTGCGCTCTGTGGATTCCTGAG GTCAGCATCGGGTGCCCTGAGAAGATGGAGCCCATCACCAAGATCTCACATATCCCAGCCAGCCGCTGGGCTCTGTCCTGCAGCCTTTGCAAGGAATGCACAGGCACCTGTATCCAG TGCTCCATGCCTTCCTGTGTCACAGCGTTCCATGTCACATGCGCCTTTGACCATGGCCTGGAAATGCGGACTATATTAGCGGACAATGACGAGGTCAAATTCAAGTCATTCTGCCAAGAGCACAGTGACGGGGGCCCTCCGAGTGAGCCTACTTCTGAGCCCGTGGAGCCCAGCCCAGCTGGCGAGGACTTGGAGAAGGTGACCCTACGCAAGCAGCGGCTGCAGCAGCTGGAGGAAGACTTCTACGAGCTGGTGGAGCCGGCTGAGGTGGCTGAGCGGCTGGAGCTGGCTGAGGCTCTGGTCGACTTCATCTACCAGTATTGGAAGCTGAAGAGGAAAGCCAATGCCAACCAGCCACTGCTGACCCCTAAGACTGACGAGGTGGACAACCTGGCCCAGCAGGAGCAGGATGTCCTCTACCGCCGCCTGAAGCTCTTCACACACCTGCGGCAGGACTTGGAGAGG GTTAGAAATCTGTGCTACATGGTGACAAGGCGTGAGAGAACGAAACACGCCATCTGCAAACTCCAGGAGCAGATATTCCACCTGCAGATGAAACTGATCGAACAGGACCTGTGTCGAG AGGGGTCTGGGAGGAGAGCAAAGGGCAAGAAGAGCGACTCGAAAAGGAAAGGCCGCGAGGGCCCGAAGGGCAGCCccgagaagaaagagaaagtgaaggcGGGGTCCGACTCagtcctggggcagctgg GCCTGTCCACCTCATTCCCCATCGATGGCACCTTCTTCAACAGCTGGCTGGCACAGTCGGTGCAGATCACAGCAGAGAACATGGCCATGAGTGAGTGGTCACTAAACAATGGGCACCGCGAAGACCCTGCTCCGGGGCTACTGTCAGAGGAGCTGCTGCAAGATGAGGAGACGCTGCTGAGCTTCATGCGGGACCCCTCACTGCGACCCGGGGACCCTGCCAGGAAGGCCCGTGGCCGCACCCGCCTGCCTGCCAAGAAAAAGCCACCACAGGATGGGCCTGGCTCACGGACGACTCCGGACAAATCCCCCAAGAAGCCCTGGGGCCAGGATGCAGGCAGCGGCAAGGCGGGGCAGGGGCTCGTGGCCCGGAAACCAACTCGGCGAACGCCTTCCCACCTGCCGTCTAGCCCCACAACTGGAGACTGTCCCATCCCAGCAGCCCCCGACAGCCCCCCTCCTCTGGCCCCCGAGACCCCGGATGAGGCAGCCCCAATGGCTGCTGACTCGAATGTCCAAGTGCCTGGCCCTACAGTGAGCCCTAAGCCCTTGGGCCGGCTCCGGCTGCCCCGCGAAAACAAGGGAACCCGGAGATCGCCAGGTACCAGGCCTGATGCTGGGACAGGACCGCCCGCTGCTGTGGCCGAGAGGCCCAAGGTCAGCCTACATTTTGACACTGAGACTGACGGCTACTTCTCTGATGGGGAGATGAGCGACTCAGATGTGGAGGCTGAGCACAGTGGGGTGCAGCGGGCTCCCCGGGAAGCAGGGGCTGAGGAGGTGGTCCGCATGGGGGTACTGGCCTCCTAA
- the JADE2 gene encoding E3 ubiquitin-protein ligase Jade-2 isoform X2 has protein sequence MEEKRRKYSISSDNSDTTDSHATSASRCSKLPSSTKSGWPRQNEKKPSEVFRTDLITAMKIPDSCQLSPDDYYILADPWRQEWEKGVQVPAGAEAIPEPVVRILPPLEGPPTQVSPSISQVGESSQPDWPGGSRYDLDEIDAYWLELINSELKEMERPELDELTLERVLEELETLCHQNMARAIETQEGLGIEYDEDVVCDVCRSPEGEDGNEMVFCDKCNVCVHQACYGILKVPTGSWLCRTCALGVQPKCLLCPKRGGALKPTRSGTKWVHVSCALWIPEVSIGCPEKMEPITKISHIPASRWALSCSLCKECTGTCIQCSMPSCVTAFHVTCAFDHGLEMRTILADNDEVKFKSFCQEHSDGGPPSEPTSEPVEPSPAGEDLEKVTLRKQRLQQLEEDFYELVEPAEVAERLELAEALVDFIYQYWKLKRKANANQPLLTPKTDEVDNLAQQEQDVLYRRLKLFTHLRQDLERVRNLCYMVTRRERTKHAICKLQEQIFHLQMKLIEQDLCRGLSTSFPIDGTFFNSWLAQSVQITAENMAMSEWSLNNGHREDPAPGLLSEELLQDEETLLSFMRDPSLRPGDPARKARGRTRLPAKKKPPQDGPGSRTTPDKSPKKPWGQDAGSGKAGQGLVARKPTRRTPSHLPSSPTTGDCPIPAAPDSPPPLAPETPDEAAPMAADSNVQVPGPTVSPKPLGRLRLPRENKGTRRSPGTRPDAGTGPPAAVAERPKVSLHFDTETDGYFSDGEMSDSDVEAEHSGVQRAPREAGAEEVVRMGVLAS, from the exons GTGTTCCGGACAGACTTGATCACGGCCATGAAGATTCCAGACTCCTGCCAGCTCAGCCCGGATGACTACTATATCCTGGCTGACCCATGGCGACAGGAATGGGAGAAGGGTGTGCAGGTGCCGGCTGGAGCGGAGGCCATTCCAGAGCCTGTGGTGAG GATCCTCCCACCGCTGGAAGGCCCccctacccaggtgtcccctagcATCTCTCAAGTTGGCGAGAGCTCCCAGCCTGATTGGCCTGGGGGCAGCCGCTACGACCTGGACGAGATTGATGCCTACTGGCTGGAGCTCATCAACTCAGAGCTCAAGGAGATGG AGAGGCCAGAGCTGGATGAGCTGACGCTAGAGCGTGTGCTGGAGGAGTTGGAGACCCTATGCCACCAGAATATGGCACGGGCCATTGAGACACAGGAGGGGTTGGGCATCGAGTATGATGAGGATGTCGTCTGTGATGTGTGCCGTTCTCCCGAGGGCGAAGATGGCAACGAGATGGTCTTCTGTGACAAATGCAATGTCTGCGTGCACCAG GCATGCTATGGGATCCTCAAGGTGCCCACGGGCAGCTGGCTGTGCCGGACGTGTGCCCTGGGTGTCCAGCCAAAGTGCCTGCTCTGCCCCAAGCGAGGAGGAGCCTTGAAGCCCACCAGGAGCGGGACCAAGTGGGTGCACGTCAGCTGCGCTCTGTGGATTCCTGAG GTCAGCATCGGGTGCCCTGAGAAGATGGAGCCCATCACCAAGATCTCACATATCCCAGCCAGCCGCTGGGCTCTGTCCTGCAGCCTTTGCAAGGAATGCACAGGCACCTGTATCCAG TGCTCCATGCCTTCCTGTGTCACAGCGTTCCATGTCACATGCGCCTTTGACCATGGCCTGGAAATGCGGACTATATTAGCGGACAATGACGAGGTCAAATTCAAGTCATTCTGCCAAGAGCACAGTGACGGGGGCCCTCCGAGTGAGCCTACTTCTGAGCCCGTGGAGCCCAGCCCAGCTGGCGAGGACTTGGAGAAGGTGACCCTACGCAAGCAGCGGCTGCAGCAGCTGGAGGAAGACTTCTACGAGCTGGTGGAGCCGGCTGAGGTGGCTGAGCGGCTGGAGCTGGCTGAGGCTCTGGTCGACTTCATCTACCAGTATTGGAAGCTGAAGAGGAAAGCCAATGCCAACCAGCCACTGCTGACCCCTAAGACTGACGAGGTGGACAACCTGGCCCAGCAGGAGCAGGATGTCCTCTACCGCCGCCTGAAGCTCTTCACACACCTGCGGCAGGACTTGGAGAGG GTTAGAAATCTGTGCTACATGGTGACAAGGCGTGAGAGAACGAAACACGCCATCTGCAAACTCCAGGAGCAGATATTCCACCTGCAGATGAAACTGATCGAACAGGACCTGTGTCGAG GCCTGTCCACCTCATTCCCCATCGATGGCACCTTCTTCAACAGCTGGCTGGCACAGTCGGTGCAGATCACAGCAGAGAACATGGCCATGAGTGAGTGGTCACTAAACAATGGGCACCGCGAAGACCCTGCTCCGGGGCTACTGTCAGAGGAGCTGCTGCAAGATGAGGAGACGCTGCTGAGCTTCATGCGGGACCCCTCACTGCGACCCGGGGACCCTGCCAGGAAGGCCCGTGGCCGCACCCGCCTGCCTGCCAAGAAAAAGCCACCACAGGATGGGCCTGGCTCACGGACGACTCCGGACAAATCCCCCAAGAAGCCCTGGGGCCAGGATGCAGGCAGCGGCAAGGCGGGGCAGGGGCTCGTGGCCCGGAAACCAACTCGGCGAACGCCTTCCCACCTGCCGTCTAGCCCCACAACTGGAGACTGTCCCATCCCAGCAGCCCCCGACAGCCCCCCTCCTCTGGCCCCCGAGACCCCGGATGAGGCAGCCCCAATGGCTGCTGACTCGAATGTCCAAGTGCCTGGCCCTACAGTGAGCCCTAAGCCCTTGGGCCGGCTCCGGCTGCCCCGCGAAAACAAGGGAACCCGGAGATCGCCAGGTACCAGGCCTGATGCTGGGACAGGACCGCCCGCTGCTGTGGCCGAGAGGCCCAAGGTCAGCCTACATTTTGACACTGAGACTGACGGCTACTTCTCTGATGGGGAGATGAGCGACTCAGATGTGGAGGCTGAGCACAGTGGGGTGCAGCGGGCTCCCCGGGAAGCAGGGGCTGAGGAGGTGGTCCGCATGGGGGTACTGGCCTCCTAA